A region of the Pseudorca crassidens isolate mPseCra1 chromosome 9, mPseCra1.hap1, whole genome shotgun sequence genome:
cctccagatgtGCACCCACCTGCACACAGCTCGGCCCTGAGCCCctttggggaggaggggcacAAACACAACTTTGCCTGGATGAGAAGGGGTTCTTGGGTTTCGTGAGTGGGCTGACCTTTGGAGGTGTGGGGCAGGAGTGGGCAGAGAGGAGGTTTCTTCCCAGAAACAGGCTTGCCAGGCCCCTGGGGGCATGGGACCAGAGTTGGGGCCATGCCTGGGGCCCCTGAGTGCAAATAGAAAGTTAATTTGGGCAGGAGCTGAGCTGCAGTCAGTCCCGCTGCCCTCCTGCCCGCTCTATTAATACAGATCCAGCTCTGCTGCCTGGCATCACCTATTTATAGCCCCAGAGGCAGCATAGCCACACCCCTTGTATAGAggagggtgaggggcagggaaCTCACAGCTATAGGGGCCAGGGCCGGGGTCCGTAGGTGCCCACAGCCTCCTTGGGTGGGCCTGGCACTGATGGGCTGGAATCCACCCAgactccccacctccttcccagtCTGGACTATGTGGTCAGGCTCCTGATctgccccgccccccctccctgccccccatcaACCTAGGGTTGAGTGGGTCTGTCTAGACCCTGCAAACTCATCATTAATTAGCTTGTTAAATGGCTGAAAGGAGGGGGCGGGGAATGCAGGGTTCTTTCTGAAACAGCTGTGGCTGTAATTAGGTGGACAGTGTGGCTGGCTCTTATTTATTCCGGTTATGATTACTCTGTGATCAGCGCCTCTGATTGGTGGCTTGGCAGGGAAGGCTCCCTCCTTTCCTAACCACCCATCAGCCTTTAGAATTGTCGGTGCCTGCCTGGGAGGGCCCGTGGGTTTGCCAGAGAAGTGGGTGGTTTTGTCTACTATGTTGTCTGCTATGGGCTTCTCAGCTTGCTAGCCCCCCCTCCGTGGCAATGCCCAGGGCCCCCCAACAGGCTCTTGAGCGCCTCAGTGGGCGGCCAAGGTACCCACGTGGTCTGGGATGCCCCATGCCCTTGTGGCCTGCCTGAGCTGAACTGTCTCAGCGTCCAGGAATGTAGACTTCCCTGCCAGTCTTAGCTCAGACTGGCATGAAGCTTGGGGTGCCAAGTGGCACCAGATAGGGTAGAGAGGAGCCTGGGGCCAGGGGCCAAGGACATGGACAAATTGGAAGAGTGGGTGGTAGAGACCACCAGGTCTCTGGCTTCTCCCAACAGAGCATCTTGTGCAGAAGCCCTCTAGCACCTGGTGTGGCCGGGAGGAGGAGTTCTGCCAGACAGGCTTAGGCGCGGTGCGCACACCTGTCACCGTGCACACTCCCGGTGCCCCTGGCTACATTTTCTGgctcccacctgccctcccccctCCATGCACTCACACTTCCTGGGCAGGACTGGGCTTGTGTCTACTGCCTGGGAATGTGCTTGGTTGAGGCTGGGCCCACTGGCCTAGGCTTGGCTGCCTTCCAGGGGAGACCAAGGAGCAGGACGATGTCAGGCCAGAGAGCGCTTTGACAGAGAGAAGGAGGGTAGCGGTCGCTCCTGGCTGTCAGAAAGGGGGGCAGCTCTCTTAAGGAAGCGAATTCTGGTCCCCGCAGGGGCATCTGACCGATCCATGGTGTTTCCCTGTCCCCTGTCTCAGAGCTTTTGTGTGATCCTGGAAGTTGCTGCCTCTCAAACTGACCCTTCCACCCAGGTGGCAGATAGGTGGATCTTGATGGGAGGCACATGGGTGTCTGTGTTCTCTGGAGAGCCTTCTCCGCTTACAGAGCACTGGCATGCACTGTCTTTCTAACTCTGCAAGGTCAGTGGTTTTGTCCTCATTTTTCTGATGAGAGAACTAGACTCAAGGAGGTGAAGTGACTTTACCTGAAGATCTCACAGGTAGTATGAAGGAAATTTAGGACTAGGACTTACAAACCAGAGCTCTTTCCCCTCGGCCCTGTGCTGTGGAGCTGGGCTGGGGCCTCCGGCACGGGGGGAGTCAGGTGTGGAGCCAGTGGGTGCCACTGAGTGCAGGTGGGGATGACTCTTCGGAGCCCGGGCTGAGCCTGCTGTGCTGCGGGGTGAGGGCTGCCTCAGCTCTGCCTGCCCTTCCGAGCGTTTGGTTTCTCTGCAGGCTGCATGTTGTGCCTGGGTCAGTCCACCTTCCTCCGCTTTAACCACCCGGCTGAAGCCAAGTGGATGAAGAGCATGATTCCGGCAGGGGGCCGGGCCCCTGGACCCCCCTACAGTCCTGGCCCGGGTAGGTACCCACTTGGGGCACGTGGCTAGTTTGGCGGCACCCCGTGGACAGTCCTCCTCCTTGCCCATTCCAGCCTCCAGCCACACTTGCAGTGTCAGGGCAGGACAACACCCATGATCTGGGCTTGCTGCCACCTGCCATGGGCCACTGGTGGAGAGTGCCAGGCAGTCTGACCACTGGAAGAGATCCAAGAAGTGCTGCTTGGCTGGAATTGGGGAATCATGTGCCTGAGGGATGGGGGGCTGTGCCGGCCTGTGTCCCACTGCCCTGGAAGGTGCCACCTTGGTGTCTGGGACCCTGACCCTCTTATGTCACTACCAGGGAGCCTCACCCTTGAGGGTGGCCTGTGGGGGCAGAAGGAAGCATCCAATTGAGCTGCTGTAAGctctggggcggggagggggggtccCACCTGCTTGTGATCATGTCTTtgggccctgccccacccccaggccatgCCATGCCAGCTGATGTCTCAGTGGAGCAGCTGCAGTTTGTGTGTGAATTATTGATCCCCAGAGGAGAGTTGGGTGATTGTCCCAGGGAGCCAGCACAGCCCCCCTCAGCCCAGCTGCCTAGGGGGCTGGGTGCAGATCAGGAGGCTGCCTATAGGCCTGCCACCCCAGACTTTGCACGGGTATTCAGATGGCTGTAGGATGACAGGTGTCAGCGTGCTACTGGGACAGGTGGACATGTGTGTGAGGTGCACCTAGCAGGGTGGCATCAGTGGCTTCAATGGATCATTTGGGGATCTGAGGAAAGATGGGTGGTCCCTAGGATCACCAGTATCCACGGCAACCCCTCTGCCTTTGGTCCCACACAGTCCCCATAATTTTGGACCCAGACTCAGTCTTGCAAagccttcttcttctcctttctagGTCCTTGGAGGCTCAGAAGCTTGGGTTCCCAGTCCACTCCCTGGGTAGCTTTACCCTGCTCCCACCCTGGCCTTGTCACGCCACTCCCTCAGCTGTTTGGGGCAGTGGTTTCAGAGACTCCTGGTTGGTTGAcaagggctggggcagggcaaaGGCAGGCTCTTGCTGGCATGGCTTAACGGGCTAATTGGAGGCACTGAGCTGCACCTAGTTGCTGCCCAGCCTGGCTTCCAGGAACTGGCCTTTAGGGCCAGGCCCCTCCCTTGCCTCTGACTGGATAAAGTGGTGCTGCACACACCCCTCGCCCAGCCCTGgaggatctgtgtgtgtgttttcctgggTCTCGGCTGCTGTGTTGGGAGGCCCTGATGTCCTATTGGACTGGGACCACCTCCTCCCCGGAACTTCTGGCCCGCTCCCCAGCGTGCCCCCATGCCCTTTGCAGAAGGTCCACCTGCCCTTCCTGAAGTGGAGCTTGAGGAggttgaggaaaccaaggcagggAGGAACCTAGTCTTAGGGTGAGTGCCTGGCCGTGTTGCCGACTCTGTCCTAAGTCATAAAATGTCAGAGCCAGGAGAGCCCTCTTCCTTCACAGACGGCAAAACCAAGGGCAAGTGACTTGGGGAAGTTGCACAGCAGGTTAGTGGCTGAGCTGGCGCTGGGACCCAGATCTCCTGGCTGCTTCTCCAGAGCCTTTCTAGCCCTGTTCTGCTGGCAGGACGTGGGAGTGCTCGCTCTTGTGCATATGCAGCTCCCTAGGGCCTAGGAGACGCCGACCAGGTCCTGAGGCCTCTTTGCGTTTTCCTTCAGCAGAATCACAAAGCTTGGTGAACGGGAACCACACCCCACAGCCTGCAACCCAGGGACCCTCAGCCTGTGGCAGCCACAGTTCCCTGGTGAGCTCTATTGAGAAGGACCTGCAGGAGATCATGGACTCACTGGTGCTCGAGGAGCCTGGAGCTGCTGGCAAGAAGCCTGCCGCCACTTCCCCACTGTCACCGATGGCCAATGGTGGCCGCTACCTGCTGTCCCCCCCGACCAGCCCTGGCGCCATGTCCGTGGGCTCCAGCTATGAGAACACCTCTCCAGCCTTCTCTCCGCTCTCCTCACCAGCCAGCAGTGGGAGCTGTGCCAGCCACTCCCCCAGTGGGCAGGAGCCAGCCCCTTCCATGCCCCCCCTGGTGCCTGCCCGGTCCTCTAGCTACCATTTGGCCCTGCAGCCCTCACAGTCCCGACCCAGTGGTGCTCGCCCCTCTGAGAGCCCCCGGCTGGGCAGGAAGGGGGGTCACGAGAGGCCGCCCAGCCCTGGCCTCCGAGGTCTGCGGACAGACAGCCCTGCAGCCACTGTCTTGGCAGTGGCCTGCAGAGCCACCGAGAGCCCCCGGGCGGGGGGGCAGTTGCCCCTGGTGGCGATTGGCCTGAGTGAATACCAGGCTTCAGGTGCCCGTGGCCAACCCACCAGCATTCCTGGCAGCCCCAAGTTCCAGCCACCAGTCCCTGCTCCTCGAAACAAGATTGGCACGCTCCAGGACCGCCCTCCCAGCCCTTTCCGGGAGCTGCCGGGCACTGAGCGGGTGTTGACAACCAGCCCCTCACGCCAGCTGGTGGGCCGAACATTTTCCGATGGGTCCGCTACCCGCACCCTGCAACCTCCCGAGAGCCCCCGCCTAGGCCGGCGGGGCCTGGACAGTATGAGAGAACTGCCTCCCTTGAGTCCATCTCTGTCCCGAAGGGCTCTCTCCCCCATGCCCGCCCGGACCACCCCAGATCCCAAACTAACCAGGGAAGTGGCAGAGAGTCCCCGACCCCGGCGCTGGGCAGCCCATGGGGCTTCACCAGAGGACTTCTCTGTGACGGCGTGGGGCCGTAGGACACGGAGCCCCTCACCCACACTAGGGGAGTCCCTGGCACCCCGCAAGGGCAGCTTCAGTGGCAGGCTGAGCCCGGCTTATAGTCTGGGCTCGTTGACTGGGGCTTCACCCCACCAGAGCCCCCGTGCCCAGAGGAAGCTCTCCAGCGGGGACTTGCGGGTGCCTGTCACTCGGGAGCGGAAAAATAGCATCACAGAGATCAGTGACAACGAGGATGACCTCCTGGAGTACCACCGGCGGCAGCGCCAAGAGCGGCTTCGGGAGCAGGAGATGGAGAGGCTGGTGAGCGGATGCCAGGGAGGCCGCTGGCATCCATGACAGGGGCTCTGCCAGGGTGTGGGCGGGCCagctggcagggagggaggggcccgtGGACAGGGCCTGGGCTTCCCAAGCTTCTCCACTTCCGGGATACACCGTAGTGACCAGTATCTCAAGGCTCTGGTGCCCTGAACAAGAACTTTCTTTGACGTCTCTAAGGCCTTATTTCAAATTCATGCTCACTTTGCATTTATTCCATAACACAGTGTTTGTTTTCATGTATAAAAGAAGTTTCACGTTATGTACCTGAACACAATGAAGCTCTAGGAAAACATAGCACGTTTATGATGAAGCTTTGTACGTCTCAGTTTGAGAAGCAGGTCTCAGTGATTAGAaggctgaagcccagagaggggaatgggtttgtgcaaggtcacacagcaagttctggcagagctggaattggaACCCACGTCTCCTGTCTCTCCAAGGCTTATTCTTTAGAAAAGCCTCTGGTCCttctttcttgcttctctttGGCCTCTATAAATGGGTGGGAGCTGCTCATCCTGGCCCATGCTGGATCATCTGGAaatgggggtggcagggggagaaGAAGAGAACAGGATGGGCAGCCCCTGGCTGATCCAGGTCAGTCTGTGTGATAGTGATTTTgtgtgctggtgtgtgtgtgtgtgtgtgtgtgtgtgtgtgtgtgcatgcgcacaCATGTGGGTGCCTTTGGGGGCTGGGTGTGGTTCTGGGCAGCTGTCCTGGAGATGGCATCTGagctgggtgggggctgggattcCCCAGATAGAGCAGGGAGCTTGAGGGGCGCTGGCTGGTGTGTCCACGCTGTAGCACGTGCACAGGAAAATAGGTTCTGCCCTCTTTCCCTTGCGAGCAGAAGAACGGGGTTCCTGGGGGCCCAGGGACACTGGGATTGGTTTGAGGAGGAGAATCGGAACTGAGGAGGTTTGCCTGGAGCCCTTTCAGAAGAGGTTGGGACAGCTTTGGGTGAGGTGAGGGTGTGGGACCTTGTGTCTGTGTTGGGTCCGGGAGGGATGAGGCAGGACCCCCAGTCTTGTAAGTTACTATATCTTCTGTTTTTGCCTGGCCTGGACAAGAGTGCTTGCCCCCCGCTGGGGTCTCATCCTGGAGAGGGGGCAGTGAACCTGGCACAGGCAGAGTGGTGGGGCCAGCCTCCCTCAACTCCATTCAGccttcccgccccctcccctgccccgcgCCACGTGCCTCCCCAGCCCTTACCTGCCCCACCTGTCACTTTAAATCTTGGAGgctgcctgccctgcccctcccacctccaccggGCTGGCTGCTTATCTTGGtcctggggcaggggcgggggcacTGGCCCAGCCTCCTGGGTGCTGAGACTCTGTTCCTGGTTTTCTTGCTATGGAACTGGGTAAGCAGCAGGAGGGAAGCTGGGTAAGTGTCTGGGGGGTCCTGGCCAAACTGGTGAGAGACACCAGAGGTTGAGGGACCACAGAGAGAGTCTGGGGGAAGCCCCAAGTCTGGAGTACTATCCCTCCTTCACCTTCTTAGGCCCCTGGGAGGTATCTGGGTGGGCTGTGTGGGCAGGGGGCGGATGCAGCAGCCGGGCCACAGAGCACTGACACCTGGGCCCAGGCGTTCAAGTGCTGGCAGCTGCGCGGCCTGCTGGGAAGGAGCCAGGGGCTGCCAGAGGGTGACTGGAGCTGAGATGGGCATGAGGAGGGCTGTGGCCCAGGCCTCTCGGGCAGGGTGTATACATGCTAAGCACATCTTTGTGTAAACCTGTGTCAGGTCCCTGTGGGCCCCTGGGTCTGTGTTCCGGCCCTGCCTGTGTGGGTCGGTGCCCACCTGTCTGTGTGCTAGACTGTGTTTATCCGTGTGTGTGCCAGTGTGCGTTTGTGCATGTCAGGACTGGTGTGTTTGTGCGTAGCTGCCTGTTAATACAGGCCCAGGGTACGTGTTGTGTCTTTGTGTGTCAGTGCTGATATGCGGCGGTGTCTCTGTGGGCCCAGGTGTCTTTGGATCTACGTGTATCCATGTCAGCATGAACACCTGCGTGTTCTGTGTCTCATTGTGTTCTTTACCTGCCTACCAGCATGTGTTTCTGGGTGCGTCTGGGTGTGTCCCTGTGTGTTCACGAGGAAGCCCACCCTGGGACAGAATgagaagggagaggaaacagGAAGACGGGAGGGGCTGGCCGCGTGGGCAGGTGGCACGACAGCCCGGTTCCTCCTGCCCGCCTCTGGGGcacccaccctccttccctctgcctccccagaCCTTGGGCTCTGGGCTCTCCTGACTTGATTCTGACGCCGAGCCCCTAGTGTCCTAGTCCTCCCTCCTGACGGGACACCATGCCTGGCTCTAGCCCTCCTGGGACCCAGCCTCCTCCCCTTACGCCCTGCTCTGTCCACCCTCCCCAGGAACGACAGCGCCTGGAGACCATCCTGAATTTATGCGCCGAGTACAGCCGGGCCGACGGGGGACCTGAGGCCGGGGAGCTGCCCAGCATCGGGGAGGCCGCCGCAGCCTTGGCTCTGGCCTGCCGGAGGCCCTCACGAGGCCTTGTGGGGGGCACTGGGGCCTCTGCGCGGAGCAACGAGGAGCCTGGAGGTGCCACCCAACGCCTGTGGGAGACTGTGGAGCGCTCGGATGAGGAGAATCTCAAGGAGGAGTGCAGTAGCACGGAGAGCACCCAGCAGGAGGTGGGACCCAGCAGGGACCCAGCAGGAGGTGGGACCCAGCAGGAGGTGGGACGCGGGGTGGCCTGCCGCAGGCCGAGGAGGCACGCGTGTGTGGTGGATGCCAAGGCCCAGCGAGGGGGAAGTATATGAAGTTTGGGCCGACATCAGGGTGTAGAAATGAGGAGGTGggactcccctggcagtccactggttaagactccgcgcagGGCGTGTGGGTTCCACGATCTCTGCTCCGGAAGCTAAGGTCCCGCGTATCCAGtagcagggccaaaaaaaaaaagaggaggcaaGGAAGAGGGGGAGGTGTTGATGAGTTTCCCAAGCTATAAATATGCTTTACGACCTGGCTTTCCTTGGAGCCCCACCCGGGCCTGGCACCCGGTGGTAAGTCTGTTACTTTCAGCCAAGCTGTATTGCTCCCTGTGCGGGGAGGGGAGCTTCCTCCTATCTCAGTCCAGCTGCCCCTTCCAAGCACCCTGAGAAATGCGGATCCGTTTCCGTAGTCTCATCCTGGAAGGCTCTAGAGGCTTCCCTAGCTGatggctcccctcccctccagcacGAAGATGCACCCAGTGCCAAGCTCCAGGGAGAGGTGCTGGCCCTGGAAGAGGAGCGGGCTCAGGTGCTGGGGCGAGTGGGGCAGCTGAAAGTCCGGGTGAAGGAGTTGGAGCAGCAGCTGCAGGAGTCGGCCCGAGAGGTGAGAGCGAGGGCCCTGGCTGGGCTCCTCCCCGGGCACAGTGATGGCCCCAGAGTGGCCCGAGTCCAGCTGCCTTGAGTGGCCTTGACGTGGACCCTGCTGTTGCCTCCAGGCTGAAATGGAGCGGGCACTGctgcagggggagagggaagcagagcgCACGCTGCTGCAGAAGGAGCAGAAGGCGCTGGACCAGCTGCAGGAGAAGCTGGTGACCTTGGAGACGGGCATCCAAAAGGAGAGGGACAAGGTAAcccaccccaggcctggctcAGTGCCGGGCGCCTGTGGcctgggagaagaggagagatgcCTTCTCTGGGGCCCCTAACCTCTTACCTCATTGTTCATCCTGCAGCCCGGCTGGTCTCTGGGCCCCTTCTGGGGCAGGGGGCCTTATTCTCCGTGGAAAGTACCAGCTTGGAGGGCGCTGCCAGGGTCTGGGCTGGTGTCTGGGGTCTCCTCTGCCTGGGTCTCTGTTCTACATCTGGGTGCCTGGGTGCCTGCCATTCTAGGCCCTTCGTGCCCCTTCTAGGAAGTGCCGAAGCCCCTTCTTGGGCGGTGAGCACGGCCCAAGGCACTGGTACTGGGGAGTGATTCAGGTCTGGGTGTCTGCATCTGGAGGACATCCGCCTCCAAGCGTGGCTCCGGTGCTCAGGATGTGGTCTTTGGGAGATGGCCCTCAGGTCTCTGTTTCCCTTGAGCCTTCAGGATCTGCAGCCTCCCATCCCAGATGGTCCCAGCTCCTGCCCCTGGCCCTTTCAGATTTCGTGCCAGCCTGCTGGGGCCGCTCCATCCCACAGGGGCCGTGTCAGCCACGCCCAAGATGTCCAACAACGTGCCAAAAGCTCCGAAGTGGAGAGGGGCCACCTATTTCTGGACTTGACAGTATTTTTCCAAGAATTAATTCTCCTTCTGGATTTTTTGAGAGTGTCTTCCTCCGGCCCCTCAGTTTTGAAGCTCTTAACAATTCTGTGACCCTCCCACCCTGTTTTTTGGAGCTTTGGCTCTGGACCCCAAAACCACACTCCCAAATTCTGTGCCAAATTAACTCCATGCTTACCAACCAGGCCTGCACTAACGCCCCCTCTAATCACTGTCCTGGGCTCTCTGCATGTCCCTAACTGCCAGTGCCACCCAGGCAGGGCTGAGCCGTGCCTGCTTTTGCACTAACTCCACGGGCACCCCTGTGCCCTTGGCCCCTCCCCTCTAATGTTGCCTCCTTCCGTTCTTGGTGTGGGACCCCAGGGTTTTGATCAGAAAGGAATGGGCAGGGGGCACAGCTCCACTTTGCTCAGTGGGGCATTGGCAGGAGGGGTACAAAATTGGGGGAAATGCTTGGCCGAGGAGCCTCTCGGTCCAAAGAGCTCCTCTCATTTGGAAAAGCCAGGGTGCGGCCTCCACAGACTGTTTGCAGTTTCCTGCACAGAGGAGAGGCGGGCTGTCGTCACCTGTCTTCCCTCCTGAGTGGAGGGACGAGGAGGTCCAGTGGTGGTGGCATGGCCTGGGGAGGGCACGGACAGGGGCTCTCTGCCACACAGTGGCTACCCTTCCTAGCTTTCCTCTGGGGCTTCCCAATTTCAGATACTCCAACCAGAGGGTGGGAAGGGGTAggtctctccccactcccacccctgatCCATTCAGAACATAGGGTATTGCAAAGGCTGAGTCCAAGCATGGGGAAGTGCTTGGACCTCAGAAACTGGACTGATCAGGTCCTCCTCTCCTGGATGAGGATGGGGgcgtggggtggaggggggacaGAGGCAGGGTTCAGCACAGGGACTCCAGGGTGAAGCTCAGCATTTCAGCAGGAACCTGTCTAACCTCATTTCTCATTGACCTGGCATTGCCTGGAGGCATGGACTTTGCCTTCTCTCTGGGCCCAGTTATTtgaggtggaggtggtgatggtggtggccacggtggtggtggcagtggggaagGTTCCCTCAGCTTCCCTCCCCAGCGCCCAGCCCATGGCCCTATTCTGGCTTTGAGATCAGTAATCACAGTTTCTCCTCTGCCTGTCCTTCGGAGGGGTGACTCACCAGCTCCTCCCTGCAtccccccttcccaccctcaGAGGTGTCATCTCGCCCCAGACAGAGCCATCCACCTCCTCTCTGTACCCACTCCTGGGGCTCCTATTACCACGGCAACGGGCCGAACTAATTGCAACCCTCATCCTACTGAAGTTCAGCCTGCAGTgccagcaccccacccccaccctgggcaggaggtggggaggccAAGGGGGTTGGGTTGGGGTCCCCTCCACTGCATGGCTGTAGCTTTAACATCCTCGGCTCCCAATTCACACCCAACCCCTGGATTTAATCCCCACCAACTCTACCCTTTTCCCAGGGTTAAATTTTGGTCTCTGGGAAGCGGAAGAGGGGGAGGAACAGCAGCTAGAGGCTCCGTGTTTGTGATGTGGAACCAGCTTTGTCTTTGACTGGTTTGGAGAGAAAACAGAGGGCCTCTTCCTAGGACTTGCCCAAACCTTTCTAGTTCAAGGGACTCCAAGAGACCAACATTTCTGCCTGGGACCCACACCCCTGCCTGTGACACCATCGCCTGCACCTCCAGTCCTGTCTCACACCCCAGCTCTTTGCCTTTCCCACcctgcccctcttcctccttatttccctttctcctgtttgctctctcctctcctggttAAACTCCTTTCATTCCCcgccttctttctcttttccccgcaccccaccccccttccctgcgccccgccccgcgccgccgcTGCCCCGGGCCGGAGTTGAGGAGTGTGTGTTCTGTTTCTCCCCTgtgcccgccccctccccctccggcGACCAGGAGAGGGCGGAGCTGGCCGCGGGACGGAGGCACCTGGAGGCCCGCCAGGCGCTCTACGCCGAGCTCCAGACGCAGCTCGATAACTGCCCCGAGTCAGTGCGGGAACAGTTACAGGAGCAGCTGAGAAGGGTCAGTTTCaccagcccccgccccctccccgcccccgagGGCCGCCCGCCCGGAAGAGAGGAGCGGTGGGCCGGGACCGCCTGGGCCCTGCAGTACCTGCCGGACGACAGGGTCCGTGTTGTGGCttggaggggacagggaagggttggggtgggggtggaggttcTCCTTTCTGCTACTGCAGGCAGCGCTGCCCGGCAAAGGGGCAGAGCCGAGCGGAGGaaagggggcggggtgggggcaggtccCTTCCTCCGTTTCCCCGGGTCCAGCCCCCAGAAGTCTCACCTCTGTGAACTGGCCTTCCAGGCGCAGAGTGGTATCGTGAGCACCACCCGATCCCCTTTGTCACTGTCGTTCAAGGAGGCAGAAGCCCTGGAGACTGAGACAAAGCTCTTTGAAGACTTGGAGTTCCAGCAGCTGGAGCGGGAGAGCCGCGTGGAGGAGGAGCGCGAGCTGGCTGGCCAAGGGCTGCTCCGGAGCAAGGCCGAGCTGCTCCGGAGCATCGCCAAGAGGAAGGTGCGCCCCCCCGGCCCCCATCCCTGCCGCGAGGCCCGCAGTGCCGGCTTGACTTCACCTtgctgagcctcggtttcctcatctgtaaaacaagaacaATAACAGGCTGTTGTGAGCGATAAAGGAGATGATGTGTGTGAAGACAGCATAGGACATGATCATAGTAAGCACTCGGTGAACAATAACTATTGTTATTAAGCTCTGACTCTCCCCAGTTCTCCCTTGGAAAGTGGATTGGGCTCACATTCAGAGCTGGGCCctggctgggcagggcagggagaaaCGGAGATGGAGGAGGGCGCTGAAGAGGAGACTTGCTCCTGCCCTTGTAGAGCTCTCTGATGGAAGTGCTGGGACACATACAAAGACCAGAGATCTGGATATTAGAGCCTGCCAGGGGTACTAGAAAGGCATCACCTGGGTTCCAGCCTTGGCCCAGCCCTGGCTCAGCTGAGCCGTAAAACAAGGGGATTTGGTATCGCATCCTGGCTGGTTCTGGAGCTCCAGTTGCTCTGATGTCTCCTGATCTCAGCCAGACCAGGACAGGGTATTGGGGCGGGGATGTAAAGTTGGGAGGAGGCTTGTGTTAAGCAAGGGTTAggaaggtgtgggtgaggagaagggggaggagccaGGCGGCCCACACACCTGTGGCTGAGAGTTGAGTGTCCGTGCACACATATGCATGCATGTGCACTTTGCCAGGCTGGAGTGAGTgggtgggaggtgagggcagTGAGCTTGGGGAGGGGTGTCAAAAAGTGGGGCTAGTTTGGTGGTAAGTGGGGAGCCACTGGACTTCCCCCTGAGTCCAGATCCCTTGCTTCTCTCCCTGAGCTGCTCTGCCTTACAAATACATCTGCCTATCAGTGAAATGGGCATAAAGGCATCTGCCTCGTAAGAGAGTTAAGTGAGGTAACACGTGCAAAGCATTTAGCAGAGTTCTTGGGTCCTGACAGGTTCTCAGTAAATTGCAGATCTTGTTGTGAGGATTACCACCTGGTCTGCTTCAGTCTGCTTGGGCTGACCCCAGATTTAGTAcagctcccttcttccctcccttctctcctatGTCTTGCTCTTCATGGTGATAGTTTAAGGCCTCCTCTTTCAGGAAGCCCTCCTTGGATAAACCCAGCCCATTTTCCCGGagcccctctccttctctctcacttATTATCTTTTCGTTTCCTTTTAGCACATGATTGTTGAGCCAGGCATTGCGCTAAGCCCTACTGGGGATATGGAGACAAAAAGAAACTGGCCCGGCCCTTGGATCGGACAGCTTgggcggggtggtggtgatggagacaTATATTCACAAGTAACAGCAATACAAGGCAAATGGTGATATGGAATAATTTGAGCACAGAGCAAGGAGCAAAGGAATTGAGTGGTGATCAAGGAAGATGTTGGAGAGAAGATAGCATTGGGTCTGGTCTTGGAGGATAAATAAGCTCTTGATGGGTGGAGAAGACAGGGCAGCATTCCTGGCAAGGAGAACCGTATAAGAAAGGCCTGGGAGTGTACACCTGCACCGCTGACATTACAATAGGGCCGAGCTGAGTGCACGCCGCCGAGGGCTcagggtaggagggagggtgGAAAGTGGAGGCCCAGTTCCAGGAGCCCTTGAGTGCTGGCTGAGGGATTTGTGCTTTATCCTGTGAATAATGAGGAGTTGCTGAGAAGAGGACTGATGACCCTTACtcgtggattaaaaaaa
Encoded here:
- the PHLDB1 gene encoding pleckstrin homology-like domain family B member 1 isoform X1, giving the protein MRRPGRGLGWPPGPQELWSPRTMDTINRNQVGPGSKTPAMVQKGPLDLIETGKGLKVQTDKPHLVSLGSGRLSTAITLLPLEEGRTVIGSAARDISLQGLGLAPEHCYIENLRGTLTLYPCGNACTIDGLLVRQPTRLTQGCMLCLGQSTFLRFNHPAEAKWMKSMIPAGGRAPGPPYSPGPAESQSLVNGNHTPQPATQGPSACGSHSSLVSSIEKDLQEIMDSLVLEEPGAAGKKPAATSPLSPMANGGRYLLSPPTSPGAMSVGSSYENTSPAFSPLSSPASSGSCASHSPSGQEPAPSMPPLVPARSSSYHLALQPSQSRPSGARPSESPRLGRKGGHERPPSPGLRGLRTDSPAATVLAVACRATESPRAGGQLPLVAIGLSEYQASGARGQPTSIPGSPKFQPPVPAPRNKIGTLQDRPPSPFRELPGTERVLTTSPSRQLVGRTFSDGSATRTLQPPESPRLGRRGLDSMRELPPLSPSLSRRALSPMPARTTPDPKLTREVAESPRPRRWAAHGASPEDFSVTAWGRRTRSPSPTLGESLAPRKGSFSGRLSPAYSLGSLTGASPHQSPRAQRKLSSGDLRVPVTRERKNSITEISDNEDDLLEYHRRQRQERLREQEMERLERQRLETILNLCAEYSRADGGPEAGELPSIGEAAAALALACRRPSRGLVGGTGASARSNEEPGGATQRLWETVERSDEENLKEECSSTESTQQEHEDAPSAKLQGEVLALEEERAQVLGRVGQLKVRVKELEQQLQESAREAEMERALLQGEREAERTLLQKEQKALDQLQEKLVTLETGIQKERDKERAELAAGRRHLEARQALYAELQTQLDNCPESVREQLQEQLRRVSFTSPRPLPAPEGRPPGREERWAGTAWALQYLPDDREAEALETETKLFEDLEFQQLERESRVEEERELAGQGLLRSKAELLRSIAKRKERLAVLDSQAGQIRSQAVQESERLARDKNASLQLLQKEKEKLAMLERRYHSLTGGRAFPKTTSTLKEYVTLEQLKAMWGTSPVPAAPAPGLPPWAPASQDLVPTTCLLPALPSSSSFASIPPSAQMEKLLLPAVDLEQWYQELMAGLGTGPAAASPRSSPPPLPAKASRQLQVYRSKMDGEATSPLPRTRSGPLPSSSGSSSSSSQLSVATLGRSPSPKSTLLAQNGTSSLPRNLAATLQDIETKRQLALQQKVESLPAEPLPTDDPAGQQVIEEQRRRLAELKQKAAAEAQCQWDALHGAAPFPAGPSGFPQLLHHSILHHLPVSRERGEEGEHAYDTLSLESSDSMETSISTGGNSACSPDTMSSASGLDVGKTEEMEKMLKEAHAEKSRLMESREREMELRRQALEEERRRREQVERRLQGESTRRHQLVEKEVKMREKQFSQARPLTRYLPIRKEDFDLKTHIESSGHGVDTCLHVVLSSKDRVCWPEEMLGTAPRQIQAQVCRGYLVKMGGKIKSWKKRWFVFDRLKRTLSYYVDKHETKLKGVIYFQAIEEVYYDHLRSAAKKRFLSFTMVSESPNPALTFCVKTHDRLYYMVAPSAEAMRIWMDVIVTGAEGYTQFMN